In Zunongwangia profunda SM-A87, the following proteins share a genomic window:
- the atpD gene encoding F0F1 ATP synthase subunit beta, whose amino-acid sequence MSKVTGKVAQVIGPVVDVSFDSENELPKIYDSLEITRKDGSILVLEVQTHIGEDTVRAISMDSTDGLSRGVEVVSTGAPIQMPIGNDIYGRLFNVVGDAIDGLGNLPKAGEAGLPIHREAPKFEDLSVSTEVLFTGIKVIDLIEPYAKGGKIGLFGGAGVGKTVLIQELINNIAKGHGGLSVFAGVGERTREGNDLLREMLESGIIKYGDDFMHSMENGGWDLKKVDKEVMKGSKATFVFGQMNEPPGARARVALSGLTIAEYFRDGAGEAQGKDVLFFVDNIFRFTQAGSEVSALLGRMPSAVGYQPTLATEMGAMQERITSTKKGSITSVQAVYVPADDLTDPAPATTFAHLDATTVLSRKIAELGIYPAVDPLDSTSRILTPDILGKEHYDCAQRVKELLQRYKELQDIIAILGMEELSEEDKLAVSRARRVQRFLSQPFHVAEQFTGLKGVLVDIKDTIKGFNMIMDGELDHLPEAAFNLKGTIEEAIEAGEKMLAES is encoded by the coding sequence ATGTCTAAAGTAACAGGTAAGGTTGCCCAGGTTATTGGCCCTGTAGTCGATGTTTCCTTCGATTCAGAAAATGAATTGCCAAAGATTTACGACTCTTTGGAAATCACCAGAAAAGATGGTTCTATTTTGGTATTAGAGGTGCAAACACATATTGGTGAAGATACTGTTAGAGCTATTTCTATGGATTCTACAGATGGACTTAGCCGTGGTGTAGAGGTTGTATCTACCGGAGCTCCTATACAAATGCCAATTGGAAATGATATATACGGGCGTCTATTTAACGTAGTTGGGGATGCTATTGATGGTTTAGGGAATTTACCAAAGGCTGGTGAGGCTGGATTGCCAATTCACCGTGAAGCTCCAAAATTTGAAGACCTATCTGTTTCTACTGAAGTTTTATTTACCGGGATTAAAGTAATCGATCTTATCGAGCCTTATGCAAAAGGTGGTAAGATTGGATTGTTTGGTGGTGCCGGGGTAGGTAAAACAGTACTTATTCAGGAATTAATTAACAATATTGCAAAAGGCCACGGTGGTCTTTCTGTATTTGCCGGTGTAGGTGAGCGTACTCGTGAAGGTAACGACCTTCTTAGAGAGATGCTTGAATCTGGTATTATTAAATACGGTGATGATTTTATGCACTCTATGGAAAATGGTGGATGGGATCTTAAAAAAGTAGATAAGGAAGTGATGAAAGGTTCTAAGGCTACTTTCGTATTTGGACAGATGAATGAGCCGCCGGGAGCACGTGCGCGTGTAGCCTTATCTGGTCTTACTATTGCAGAATACTTCCGTGATGGTGCGGGGGAAGCTCAAGGTAAAGATGTACTATTTTTCGTAGATAATATTTTCCGTTTTACTCAGGCAGGTTCAGAGGTTTCGGCACTTCTTGGTCGTATGCCTTCAGCGGTAGGTTATCAGCCAACTTTGGCAACAGAGATGGGAGCCATGCAGGAAAGAATTACCTCAACTAAAAAAGGTTCGATTACATCTGTACAGGCGGTTTATGTACCTGCAGATGACCTTACCGATCCAGCTCCGGCAACAACTTTTGCTCACCTGGATGCAACAACTGTACTTTCTCGTAAGATTGCCGAGTTAGGTATTTATCCGGCAGTAGATCCTTTAGATTCGACTTCGAGAATTCTTACTCCAGATATTTTAGGAAAAGAACATTATGATTGTGCGCAACGCGTAAAAGAGTTATTACAACGTTACAAAGAATTACAGGATATTATTGCGATTCTTGGTATGGAAGAACTTTCTGAAGAAGATAAACTTGCGGTATCACGTGCAAGACGTGTACAACGTTTCCTTTCTCAGCCATTCCACGTAGCAGAACAGTTTACGGGTCTTAAAGGGGTGTTGGTAGATATTAAAGACACAATCAAAGGATTTAATATGATTATGGATGGTGAGTTAGATCATCTTCCTGAAGCAGCTTTTAACCTTAAAGGAACTATCGAAGAAGCTATTGAAGCTGGAGAGAAAATGCTAGCTGAATCATAA
- the glmS gene encoding glutamine--fructose-6-phosphate transaminase (isomerizing), whose product MCGIVGYIGHRNAYDVVINGLKRLEYRGYDSAGIALYDGEALKVCKTKGKVVHLEKKVQESITSNGSIGIGHTRWATHGEPNDVNSHPHLSNSGNLAIIHNGIIENYDALRKELKKRGYTFQSDTDTEVLVNLIEDVIKNEGVKLGKAVQIALNQTVGAYAIAVFDKRKPDEIVVARLGSPLAIGIGDNEYFIASDASPFIAYTNNAIYLEDGEMAVVRQGKEVKVRKILNDSEVDAYVHELQLNLEQIEKGGYDHFMLKEIYEQPNAIRDTYRGRLLADKGIIKMAGVDDNLDRIAKANRILIVGCGTSWHAGLVAEYIFEDMARIPVEVEYASEFRYRNPVITENDVVIAISQSGETADTMAAIKLAKEKGAFVFGVCNVVGSSISRETMAGAYTHAGPEIGVASTKAFTTQITVLTLMALKLGKYKGTISNSDFRLHLQALEAIPKKVAKLLQSDKVIKEIAATYKDARNCIYLGRGYNFPVALEGALKLKEISYIHAEGYPAAEMKHGPIALIDEEMPVVVIAVRKGHYEKVVSNIQEIKSRKGKIISVVTEGDVEVKELADHVIEIPETIEALTPLLTTIPLQLLSYHIAVLLGKNVDQPRNLAKSVTVE is encoded by the coding sequence ATGTGCGGAATAGTAGGATACATTGGGCATAGAAATGCTTACGATGTTGTTATTAATGGTTTAAAGCGACTGGAGTACCGTGGTTATGACAGTGCTGGTATAGCGCTTTATGACGGGGAGGCTCTAAAAGTTTGTAAGACCAAAGGAAAAGTTGTTCATCTGGAGAAAAAAGTCCAGGAATCCATAACCTCAAATGGTTCTATAGGAATAGGGCATACCCGATGGGCAACCCATGGAGAACCAAATGATGTGAATTCACATCCCCATTTATCAAATTCTGGTAATCTGGCGATCATTCATAACGGAATAATCGAAAATTACGATGCCCTTCGAAAGGAATTAAAAAAACGCGGTTACACTTTTCAGAGTGATACCGATACCGAGGTTCTTGTAAATCTTATAGAAGATGTGATAAAGAACGAAGGGGTTAAATTAGGCAAAGCAGTACAAATTGCTTTAAATCAGACAGTTGGAGCCTATGCTATCGCTGTTTTTGATAAAAGAAAGCCAGATGAAATAGTGGTAGCCAGGTTAGGGAGTCCCCTTGCTATAGGTATTGGAGATAATGAATACTTTATAGCCTCTGATGCTTCTCCGTTTATCGCTTACACCAACAATGCCATCTATCTTGAGGATGGAGAAATGGCTGTAGTAAGACAAGGTAAAGAGGTAAAAGTTCGTAAAATTTTAAATGACTCTGAAGTAGATGCCTACGTTCATGAATTACAGCTTAATTTAGAGCAGATTGAAAAAGGTGGTTATGATCACTTTATGCTTAAAGAAATTTACGAACAGCCTAATGCTATTCGTGATACTTATCGGGGTCGCTTACTTGCTGATAAGGGTATTATAAAGATGGCGGGGGTAGATGATAACCTTGATAGGATCGCAAAAGCCAATCGTATTCTTATTGTAGGATGTGGTACTTCCTGGCATGCCGGTTTAGTTGCTGAATATATTTTTGAAGACATGGCACGTATTCCTGTAGAGGTTGAATACGCTTCAGAATTTAGATATAGGAACCCTGTAATTACCGAAAACGATGTGGTGATCGCTATTTCTCAAAGTGGGGAAACTGCAGATACTATGGCGGCTATAAAGTTAGCTAAGGAGAAAGGAGCTTTTGTTTTTGGGGTTTGTAATGTGGTTGGATCTTCAATTTCTCGGGAGACTATGGCAGGTGCTTATACTCATGCCGGGCCGGAAATTGGTGTGGCTTCTACCAAGGCTTTTACTACACAAATTACGGTATTAACCTTAATGGCATTAAAGCTTGGGAAGTACAAAGGAACAATTTCTAACTCCGATTTTAGATTACATTTACAGGCGTTGGAAGCTATTCCAAAAAAAGTAGCAAAATTATTACAATCGGATAAAGTGATTAAGGAGATCGCTGCTACTTATAAAGACGCCAGGAACTGTATTTACTTAGGTCGTGGCTATAATTTTCCTGTGGCTCTTGAAGGGGCTTTAAAACTTAAAGAAATTTCGTATATCCATGCTGAAGGTTATCCTGCAGCCGAAATGAAGCATGGTCCAATCGCACTGATCGATGAGGAAATGCCGGTAGTGGTCATCGCTGTTAGAAAAGGACATTACGAAAAGGTTGTGAGTAATATCCAGGAGATAAAATCCAGAAAAGGCAAAATTATTAGCGTAGTTACTGAAGGAGATGTAGAAGTTAAGGAACTTGCAGATCATGTGATCGAAATTCCTGAAACAATCGAGGCTCTTACGCCTTTATTAACTACAATACCATTGCAGTTGCTTTCTTATCATATAGCAGTACTGCTGGGTAAAAATGTAGATCAGCCAAGGAATCTGGCCAAATCGGTAACTGTAGAATAA
- a CDS encoding DUF4270 domain-containing protein, translating to MNLYKGILKITTVFVVIFLLASCDEDFSTIGGEIIENPAGVQLREYDVNAYTVDLKSVQTNVAFSSGQSVQNLKLLGVYNHPVFGQKTANVLSQVRLGTTSPEFPEGAVLDSVILNLPYFSTEVVEDGETEYELDSIYGSGGFRLSIRESRYFLNNLDPSEDFERAQKYYSDQQSLFEQFLTDDNIYVNENFVPSPNRIRFIGENDEGEADTTYTAPALRVNLNKDYFQQKIMDKEGSAELSSMSNFYDYFRGLMFKAEPRGNTGNMILFDFSRSDAGIKLYYSYEDETENDEGETIAEKAIDSLGIRFGANIVNTFEGEYPAELQENIGSNSENLYLEGGEGMIGVIELFNDGDLEDLKSENLIVNEANLEFYINKDLMNGATTPKRLYLYDINNNSVLVDYGDLNSRSNDPLNARTIFSSLPETNESTGETKYTLRITQHVINLIENGTTNVRLGVVITSNIEQLANVSVRESTPELSGDNNLEMVPASSTITPEGVVFYGSNASNEDTRLKLRVYYTATDL from the coding sequence ATGAATTTATATAAAGGGATTTTAAAAATAACAACAGTATTTGTTGTTATTTTTCTTTTAGCATCTTGCGATGAAGATTTTAGTACTATTGGAGGGGAAATTATAGAGAATCCTGCAGGTGTACAGTTAAGGGAATATGATGTTAATGCCTATACGGTAGATTTAAAATCTGTTCAGACCAATGTTGCTTTTAGCTCTGGTCAGAGTGTGCAAAACCTGAAGCTTTTAGGGGTTTATAATCATCCGGTTTTTGGACAGAAAACAGCAAATGTTTTATCTCAGGTACGATTGGGGACCACTTCTCCAGAGTTTCCAGAAGGAGCGGTTTTAGATAGTGTAATACTAAACCTGCCTTATTTTAGTACAGAAGTGGTTGAAGATGGTGAGACTGAATATGAGTTGGATTCTATTTATGGGAGTGGCGGCTTTAGATTGAGTATTAGAGAATCAAGATATTTTTTAAATAATCTGGACCCTTCAGAGGATTTTGAAAGAGCGCAAAAATATTATTCAGATCAACAATCTCTTTTTGAGCAGTTTCTTACAGATGATAATATATATGTGAACGAAAATTTTGTGCCTTCGCCAAATAGAATACGCTTTATTGGTGAAAATGATGAAGGCGAAGCAGATACTACTTATACTGCTCCAGCTTTAAGGGTTAATTTAAATAAGGATTATTTTCAGCAAAAAATTATGGATAAAGAGGGAAGTGCCGAACTATCCAGTATGAGTAATTTCTATGATTATTTTAGAGGATTGATGTTTAAGGCTGAGCCTAGAGGCAATACAGGTAATATGATATTATTCGATTTTTCCAGAAGTGATGCAGGTATCAAGCTATATTACTCTTATGAGGACGAAACAGAGAATGATGAGGGAGAAACTATAGCTGAAAAAGCGATTGATAGTCTGGGAATACGTTTTGGTGCTAATATCGTAAATACCTTTGAAGGAGAATATCCTGCTGAATTGCAGGAAAATATTGGTAGTAATTCAGAAAATCTTTATCTTGAAGGCGGTGAAGGTATGATAGGAGTGATTGAGCTTTTTAATGATGGAGATTTAGAAGACTTAAAATCCGAGAATTTAATTGTTAATGAAGCTAATCTCGAATTCTATATAAATAAGGATTTGATGAACGGTGCTACTACTCCAAAGCGTCTTTACCTTTATGATATTAATAATAATTCGGTCTTAGTTGATTATGGGGATCTTAATTCAAGGTCAAATGATCCGCTGAATGCCAGAACTATTTTTTCTTCTTTACCTGAAACAAATGAGAGTACCGGAGAAACTAAATACACTTTAAGGATAACACAGCATGTTATTAACCTTATAGAAAATGGTACTACGAATGTAAGACTTGGGGTGGTGATAACTTCAAATATAGAGCAGCTTGCTAATGTATCGGTAAGGGAAAGTACACCAGAACTTTCTGGAGATAATAATTTAGAGATGGTTCCTGCCAGTTCTACTATTACTCCTGAAGGGGTGGTTTTTTATGGTTCTAATGCTTCAAACGAGGATACACGACTTAAATTAAGGGTATACTATACAGCGACAGACCTATAA
- a CDS encoding glycogen/starch synthase → MKDKRILYVSSEVIPYLPETEISSTSFEAAKMVNNIGGQIRIFMPRFGNINERRHQLHEVIRLSGMNMVINDLDMPLIIKVASIPKERMQVYFIDNEDYFKRKATLSDEDGNLFDDNDERAIFFAKGVIETVKKLNWSPDIIHVHGWLAYMLPLYLRHYYGNEPLFKDAKIVTSIYNENFDGTLNEEMRDKILFDGMEKRDLKHLKEPSFVNLAKTAADNSDAVIVGSDDLPENLLDYLKKINKPLLPYKTREEFSQAYQDFYTTKILAE, encoded by the coding sequence ATGAAAGATAAGAGGATATTGTACGTCTCGTCTGAAGTTATACCTTACTTACCTGAAACCGAAATATCATCCACATCTTTTGAAGCCGCAAAAATGGTGAATAACATTGGAGGGCAAATTCGAATTTTTATGCCAAGATTTGGTAATATAAATGAACGACGCCACCAACTACATGAGGTTATTAGGCTTTCTGGGATGAATATGGTGATTAATGATTTAGATATGCCATTAATCATAAAAGTTGCTTCTATCCCAAAAGAAAGAATGCAGGTTTATTTTATTGATAATGAGGATTATTTTAAAAGAAAGGCAACCTTATCTGATGAGGATGGAAACCTCTTTGACGATAATGACGAGCGCGCCATCTTTTTTGCTAAAGGTGTGATTGAAACAGTTAAGAAATTAAACTGGTCTCCAGATATTATTCACGTACATGGCTGGTTAGCCTATATGCTCCCATTATACTTAAGGCATTATTACGGAAATGAGCCACTTTTCAAAGATGCAAAAATTGTGACTTCTATTTACAATGAAAACTTTGATGGCACGTTAAATGAAGAGATGAGAGATAAAATCTTGTTTGACGGTATGGAGAAAAGGGATCTTAAACACCTTAAGGAACCTAGTTTTGTGAATTTAGCCAAAACTGCTGCAGATAATTCAGACGCTGTTATTGTTGGTAGTGACGACTTACCAGAAAACCTGTTGGATTATCTAAAGAAAATTAATAAACCATTACTTCCGTATAAAACAAGAGAAGAATTCTCACAGGCTTATCAGGATTTTTACACAACAAAAATATTAGCGGAATAG
- the panC gene encoding pantoate--beta-alanine ligase — MQVFKEKELLKQSLATKKRTGKTIGLVPTMGALHEGHLHLVKEAIKSCDQVVVSIFVNPTQFDKPEDLEKYPRNLEKDINLLREVSEEIFVFTPNANELYGDFIVSEHFDFEGLDIVMEGKHRTGHFDGVGTVVKLLFNTVEPDKAFFGEKDYQQLQIIRKLTEIEHLPVEIIGCPILREESGLARSSRNERLNDLQREKAAFIFETLKETKTLFGTKSANYINDWVEQQFRNYPFLELEYFEISDAKTLKKLTEKREGETYRAFIAAYAGDIRLIDNLALNN, encoded by the coding sequence ATGCAGGTTTTTAAAGAAAAAGAACTTTTAAAGCAAAGCTTAGCTACAAAAAAGCGTACCGGTAAAACCATTGGTTTGGTACCAACTATGGGGGCTTTGCACGAAGGCCATTTACACCTTGTAAAAGAAGCCATTAAATCCTGCGATCAGGTTGTGGTAAGCATTTTTGTGAACCCCACACAATTCGATAAGCCTGAGGATCTGGAAAAATACCCCAGAAATTTGGAAAAAGATATTAATTTACTTCGAGAAGTTTCTGAAGAAATTTTTGTCTTTACCCCTAACGCTAATGAATTATATGGTGATTTCATCGTTTCTGAGCATTTTGATTTTGAAGGTCTGGATATCGTAATGGAAGGAAAACACAGGACAGGACATTTTGACGGGGTTGGCACCGTGGTTAAACTGCTCTTTAATACTGTGGAACCCGACAAAGCTTTCTTTGGCGAAAAAGATTATCAGCAATTACAAATTATTAGGAAACTTACAGAAATAGAACATCTCCCTGTAGAGATCATTGGCTGTCCTATCCTAAGAGAAGAATCGGGTCTTGCAAGGAGTAGCCGTAATGAGCGACTAAATGATTTGCAACGCGAAAAGGCTGCCTTTATCTTTGAAACCTTAAAAGAAACAAAAACGCTTTTTGGCACAAAAAGTGCAAATTATATAAATGATTGGGTCGAACAACAATTTAGAAATTATCCATTTTTAGAACTGGAATATTTCGAAATTTCCGATGCCAAAACATTAAAAAAATTAACCGAAAAAAGGGAGGGAGAGACCTATCGCGCCTTTATTGCTGCTTATGCAGGAGATATTAGGCTAATTGACAATCTTGCTCTCAATAACTAA
- the panD gene encoding aspartate 1-decarboxylase, translating to MQVHVVKSKIHRVKVTGADLNYIGSITIDEDLMDAANIIEGEKVQIVNNNNGERLETYAIPGPRNSGEITLNGAAARKVAKGDVLILICYAIMDFEEAKSFKPAIVFPNEENNLLN from the coding sequence ATGCAAGTTCACGTAGTAAAATCTAAAATTCATCGTGTAAAAGTAACTGGTGCCGATCTAAATTATATTGGCAGCATCACCATCGACGAAGATTTGATGGACGCAGCCAATATCATTGAAGGTGAGAAAGTACAAATTGTTAACAACAATAATGGGGAGCGCTTAGAAACTTATGCCATACCGGGACCAAGAAACTCTGGCGAGATCACATTAAACGGTGCGGCAGCAAGAAAAGTAGCCAAAGGTGATGTACTTATCCTTATTTGTTATGCCATAATGGATTTTGAAGAAGCTAAGAGTTTTAAACCTGCCATTGTTTTCCCTAATGAAGAAAATAATTTGCTTAACTAA
- a CDS encoding lysylphosphatidylglycerol synthase transmembrane domain-containing protein, whose product MNTKLKKILKTIIPLLLGIFLIWYSYNSATPTERAELIRNIKKADPFWVGLSLVLGTLSHLSRAYRWKFMLEPLGYKPKFINSFMALMAGYLANLGIPRSGEFLRAATLKTYEDIPVEKGFGTIISERLADLIILLSIISLAVILQTDNVLTYFAENNINPIFTIGVFVVLVILGTFSLILIKKSKLPLLRKIKDFAKGLLEGMRSILKMRQKWAFIFHTLFIWIMYVTMFYVATFAIPETTNVGFGAILAAFVVGSFAISVTNGGIGVYPIAIAGVLTLFSISRQGGEAFGWVVWASQTFLNLVLGGLSFIFLPILNRRK is encoded by the coding sequence TTGAATACCAAGCTTAAAAAAATACTTAAAACTATTATTCCCCTTTTATTGGGGATTTTTTTAATCTGGTATAGTTACAACAGTGCAACACCGACTGAAAGAGCAGAACTTATTAGAAATATTAAAAAGGCTGATCCTTTTTGGGTAGGCCTTTCTTTGGTTTTAGGAACTCTTTCTCATCTCTCACGTGCTTACCGATGGAAGTTCATGCTGGAGCCTTTAGGCTACAAGCCTAAGTTTATAAATAGTTTTATGGCTTTAATGGCCGGATATCTGGCTAATTTAGGCATTCCAAGATCCGGGGAGTTCCTTAGGGCTGCTACGCTAAAAACCTATGAAGATATTCCTGTTGAAAAAGGATTTGGAACTATAATTTCTGAGCGACTTGCCGATTTAATTATTCTATTAAGCATTATTTCGCTTGCGGTAATTCTTCAAACCGATAACGTACTTACCTATTTTGCAGAGAATAACATTAATCCCATTTTCACAATAGGAGTTTTTGTAGTCTTAGTCATCCTAGGAACATTTAGCTTAATACTTATTAAAAAATCAAAACTTCCGCTACTTCGTAAAATTAAAGACTTTGCAAAAGGTTTGCTTGAAGGAATGCGCAGCATTTTAAAAATGCGGCAAAAATGGGCTTTTATATTTCATACCCTGTTTATCTGGATCATGTATGTAACGATGTTTTACGTAGCCACTTTTGCAATTCCTGAAACTACTAATGTAGGTTTTGGAGCCATTTTAGCCGCATTCGTGGTAGGTTCTTTTGCCATCTCGGTAACTAATGGCGGTATTGGTGTTTATCCTATTGCAATTGCTGGCGTCTTAACACTTTTTAGTATTTCCAGACAGGGTGGCGAAGCATTTGGCTGGGTTGTCTGGGCTTCCCAAACCTTCTTAAACCTTGTTCTAGGGGGACTTTCATTTATTTTCCTTCCAATCCTTAACAGAAGGAAATAA
- a CDS encoding alpha/beta hydrolase, producing the protein MIKKLLLAVVIIYPWIISAQTTYETISSEKLGTSREIKIQLPRNYEENKEKFYPVMLVLDGDYLFEPVAGMIDYYSYWEDAPEMIVIGVNQGRSREADSYYDEDRYLPSENGAAFFEFLGMELMQNIANKYRVAPFHVIVGHDLTANFMNFYLLKDKPIFDAYINLSPDYAPKMNVRLGEVFEKTDKKIWYYLATGSDDIPQLQESIKAFDSQLQEVNNTLLNYNFDNFEGATHYSLVGKAIPSAIDNIFEIYRPISQKEYQTTLLQTSISLSEYLQDKYNTINELFGLQKQIRLNDFLAINQAIEKTKRWDDFKDLSKMAAEHYPNTMLATYFEARWEEETGNPQRAMKTYQKAYSQKPISFLTTDYMLERANEIKKANGY; encoded by the coding sequence ATGATTAAAAAACTACTTTTAGCGGTAGTCATTATCTATCCGTGGATAATTTCTGCCCAAACCACCTATGAGACGATCTCTTCTGAAAAGCTTGGTACCAGCCGGGAAATTAAAATTCAGCTACCCAGAAATTACGAAGAAAACAAAGAAAAATTTTATCCCGTAATGCTAGTATTAGATGGCGATTACCTGTTTGAACCGGTTGCCGGGATGATCGATTATTACTCCTACTGGGAAGATGCTCCTGAGATGATTGTAATTGGTGTAAACCAGGGTCGTAGCCGTGAAGCCGACTCATATTATGATGAAGACCGTTATCTACCTAGCGAAAATGGTGCTGCTTTTTTTGAATTCTTGGGAATGGAATTAATGCAGAACATCGCAAACAAATATCGCGTGGCCCCTTTTCATGTAATCGTTGGCCATGATCTTACGGCTAACTTCATGAACTTTTATCTTTTAAAAGACAAACCGATTTTTGACGCCTACATCAATTTAAGTCCGGATTATGCCCCTAAAATGAATGTAAGATTAGGGGAGGTTTTTGAAAAAACCGATAAAAAAATATGGTATTACCTGGCCACGGGATCAGATGATATTCCGCAACTTCAGGAATCAATAAAAGCTTTTGACAGTCAGCTTCAAGAGGTCAATAATACACTTCTAAACTATAATTTTGATAACTTTGAAGGAGCTACCCATTACTCCCTGGTAGGAAAAGCAATTCCTTCAGCAATTGATAATATTTTTGAGATTTACAGGCCAATTTCACAAAAAGAATATCAAACAACATTACTTCAAACCAGTATAAGCCTTTCAGAATATTTACAAGATAAATACAATACGATCAACGAACTTTTTGGTCTTCAGAAACAAATTAGGCTAAATGATTTTTTGGCGATTAATCAGGCAATTGAAAAAACCAAACGTTGGGATGATTTTAAAGATCTAAGTAAAATGGCTGCAGAACATTATCCAAACACGATGCTAGCCACTTATTTTGAAGCCAGATGGGAAGAAGAAACCGGCAACCCGCAACGTGCCATGAAAACCTATCAAAAAGCCTATAGTCAAAAACCCATCTCTTTCTTAACAACAGATTATATGTTGGAAAGAGCCAATGAAATTAAAAAAGCCAACGGGTATTAA
- the radA gene encoding DNA repair protein RadA — translation MAKVKTAYYCQNCGAQYSKWQGRCNSCGDWNTIVEEIVEKPVKKDWTSSAKTEAKRAAKPLRLNEIETAPQYRWKTGNNELDRVLGGGLVPGSLTLLGGEPGIGKSTLLLQISLSFPYKVLYVSGEESQQQIKMRAERIDPNSTNCYILTETKTQNIFRQIEEVSPEVVIIDSIQTLHSDYIESAPGSISQIRETTSELIKFAKESNVPVILIGHITKEGSIAGPKVLEHMVDTVLQFEGDRNHVYRILRSHKNRFGSTHELGIYEMQGSGLREVNNPSEILISKNDEDLSGTAIASTLEGMRPLMIEIQALVSTAVYGTPQRSTTGYNAKRLNMLLAVLEKRAGFKLGAKDVFLNITGGISVDDPAIDLAVVAAILSSNEDISIEKDSCFAAEVGLAGEIRPVTRVDQRILEAEKLGFARIMISKQSKLPKASYNIQVIKVSKIEDVVSQLFA, via the coding sequence ATGGCGAAGGTAAAAACAGCATATTATTGCCAAAATTGTGGCGCGCAGTATTCTAAATGGCAGGGACGTTGTAATTCTTGTGGAGACTGGAATACAATAGTTGAAGAGATTGTAGAGAAACCCGTTAAAAAAGACTGGACATCTTCCGCAAAAACCGAAGCGAAAAGAGCCGCTAAACCTTTGCGTTTAAATGAAATTGAAACTGCACCGCAATATCGCTGGAAAACCGGAAATAACGAATTAGATCGTGTTTTAGGAGGCGGACTTGTACCCGGCTCCTTAACACTTCTTGGCGGAGAACCAGGAATTGGAAAAAGCACACTATTACTTCAAATTTCATTAAGCTTTCCGTATAAGGTACTGTACGTTTCTGGAGAAGAAAGTCAGCAGCAAATCAAAATGAGAGCAGAGCGTATTGATCCAAATTCCACCAATTGCTATATTCTCACCGAAACCAAAACACAAAATATATTTAGGCAAATCGAAGAGGTTTCTCCTGAAGTAGTAATCATCGATTCGATACAAACATTGCATAGTGATTATATTGAAAGTGCTCCGGGAAGCATTTCCCAGATTCGTGAAACCACCTCTGAACTAATAAAATTTGCCAAAGAAAGTAATGTCCCTGTAATTTTGATTGGTCACATCACTAAAGAAGGGAGTATCGCAGGGCCAAAAGTTTTAGAGCACATGGTGGATACCGTACTCCAGTTTGAAGGTGATCGCAATCACGTTTACCGAATTTTGCGTTCTCACAAAAACCGATTTGGAAGCACCCATGAACTTGGAATTTATGAAATGCAAGGCAGCGGTTTGCGAGAAGTGAATAATCCTTCAGAAATATTAATCAGCAAAAATGACGAAGACCTAAGCGGCACCGCTATTGCCAGTACTTTAGAAGGGATGCGCCCACTAATGATCGAAATTCAGGCTTTGGTAAGCACCGCCGTATATGGAACTCCGCAACGATCTACTACGGGCTATAATGCCAAGCGATTAAATATGCTTTTAGCTGTTTTAGAGAAACGAGCGGGTTTTAAATTGGGTGCAAAAGATGTGTTCCTTAATATCACTGGCGGAATTAGTGTAGATGACCCTGCGATCGATCTTGCCGTTGTTGCCGCCATTTTGTCCTCCAACGAAGATATTTCGATAGAAAAGGACAGTTGCTTTGCCGCTGAAGTGGGTCTTGCCGGAGAAATTAGACCGGTAACCCGTGTAGACCAGCGAATTTTAGAAGCCGAAAAACTAGGGTTTGCCAGAATCATGATTTCCAAACAAAGTAAACTGCCAAAAGCTTCGTATAACATCCAGGTGATTAAAGTTTCCAAAATTGAAGATGTGGTGAGTCAGCTTTTTGCATAA